The following are encoded in a window of Chitinophagaceae bacterium genomic DNA:
- a CDS encoding gliding motility-associated C-terminal domain-containing protein, whose amino-acid sequence MKLLITCMLSILSLMASADNLITGKMSVAPGATETYTMNWPEWTNIHEFYANVTWNVSYGTVLSSDKHTITIQWDNIPAWLNGQGVIEVYEDLTTQTGYGYIDIVNYIVGTIETCSGVLGTPAIFEDFGTGLNPGPPLPAGATTYQYQANCYIQPGLYAVSNNVIFCNPNWLALPQDHTPSDVNGYMLLVDGDDNVGEVYRTTVTGLTQAFGYEFSVYIANLADPSGGFFERPQLHFELRDLSNNLIENSGTYTVEYDPVNPWQKLSFMFDLPPGVTSLQVILVNEHNSRNGNDFAVDDISFAPCFPPILASFSNSSIVQKSYTCNNGTVNLYSWWPTPGIPFPNPSFRWQRSTNNGLSWVDIVGAASMSYVHTENTAGIYQYRMYAYESSDPSQFVVSNALTYFVQKMVVDAKTYNAFSCNPAPMQLMPDYYLQYSDPNGPALSYTFTWSPATHLSNPNIEKPVISLSPLTPPNINAPTAPPPVVYTYNLVVANTNFTGCIASGTQTVKHYNPRKVAVPTAFTPGAATNYLFRPINLQDYPGGEFWVWNRWGNLVFHSTGPTLLDYSWNGNYSNGQPADPGNYAWRVTIPGCPNNILNGAGNSNPYGNVLLIR is encoded by the coding sequence ATGAAACTTTTGATCACCTGTATGCTGAGCATACTTTCGCTGATGGCGAGTGCCGACAACCTGATCACCGGGAAAATGTCGGTGGCGCCCGGTGCCACAGAGACCTATACGATGAACTGGCCCGAGTGGACCAATATACATGAGTTTTATGCGAATGTCACCTGGAATGTAAGTTATGGGACCGTTTTATCCTCCGATAAGCATACCATAACCATTCAATGGGATAATATTCCTGCATGGCTGAATGGGCAGGGAGTAATAGAAGTGTATGAAGACCTGACCACCCAAACGGGCTATGGTTATATTGACATCGTGAATTATATCGTGGGCACCATCGAGACATGCAGCGGTGTATTGGGTACTCCTGCCATTTTTGAGGATTTTGGCACCGGGCTTAATCCTGGTCCACCCTTACCGGCAGGCGCAACAACCTATCAATACCAGGCAAATTGTTATATCCAGCCCGGCCTCTACGCAGTATCAAACAATGTCATTTTTTGTAATCCAAACTGGTTGGCATTGCCCCAGGATCATACGCCATCGGATGTTAACGGTTATATGTTATTGGTAGATGGCGATGATAATGTTGGGGAAGTATACCGAACAACGGTAACCGGGCTTACCCAGGCCTTCGGCTATGAATTTTCTGTTTACATAGCAAATTTAGCTGATCCAAGTGGCGGTTTTTTTGAACGTCCTCAACTCCATTTCGAGTTACGTGATCTGTCAAATAATTTAATTGAGAATAGTGGTACTTATACCGTGGAATATGACCCGGTAAATCCCTGGCAGAAATTATCATTTATGTTCGATCTTCCTCCCGGGGTCACTTCTTTGCAGGTCATTCTTGTAAATGAGCATAATAGCCGTAATGGCAATGATTTTGCTGTAGATGATATATCCTTTGCCCCCTGTTTTCCCCCGATCCTTGCCTCCTTTTCAAACAGCTCCATTGTTCAGAAATCATATACCTGCAACAACGGCACGGTCAATCTTTATTCCTGGTGGCCTACTCCCGGGATCCCTTTTCCAAATCCCTCCTTCCGGTGGCAAAGGAGTACCAACAATGGGTTAAGTTGGGTGGATATTGTCGGGGCCGCTTCCATGAGTTATGTTCATACAGAAAATACAGCCGGCATATATCAATACCGGATGTATGCCTATGAATCTTCCGATCCATCGCAATTCGTAGTATCAAATGCGTTAACATACTTCGTTCAGAAAATGGTTGTGGATGCGAAAACATATAATGCTTTCAGCTGCAACCCGGCTCCCATGCAATTGATGCCGGATTATTACCTGCAATATTCAGATCCCAATGGTCCCGCTCTTTCCTATACATTTACCTGGTCTCCGGCTACGCATCTCAGCAACCCGAATATTGAAAAACCGGTCATTAGCCTGTCTCCTTTAACACCGCCCAATATAAATGCACCAACAGCGCCACCCCCGGTGGTCTATACCTATAACCTGGTGGTAGCGAATACAAATTTTACCGGATGTATTGCCTCCGGTACGCAAACCGTTAAACATTATAATCCCAGGAAAGTCGCTGTTCCTACTGCATTTACACCCGGTGCAGCTACGAATTATTTATTCAGGCCGATCAACCTGCAGGATTATCCCGGGGGTGAGTTCTGGGTATGGAACAGGTGGGGCAACCTGGTATTTCATTCAACCGGTCCAACCCTGCTGGATTATTCCTGGAACGGGAACTACAGCAACGGACAACCGGCCGATCCGGGTAATTATGCGTGGCGGGTGACCATTCCCGGGTGCCCGAATAATATTCTTAACGGCGCCGGGAATTCAAACCCATATGGAAATGTTCTGTTAATACGCTGA
- a CDS encoding glutamine synthetase III, translating into MESLRFKALDNLGKGLPKVVVESPGKITEIFNENVFTLLVARKYLSDEAYKSLVASTRGGKKIDRNMGSQIANGIRAWAESKGVTHFTHWFQPLTGLSAEKHDSFFTLKSDGTPIEEFEGAALIQQEPDASSFPSGGLRATFEARGYTAWDPSSPAFIMEIGQGKTLCIPTIFVSYTGESLDTKTPLLKALVALDKAAVDVCQYFDKNITRVTATLGWEQEYFVIDAGLANTRPDLLLAGRTVFGHAPAKGQQLDDHYFGAIPERVYAFMRDFEQESYKLGIPIRTRHNEVAPAQFECAPIFEEINLAVDHNTLLMDIMERVAKRHGLKCLLHEKPFAGINGSGKHNNWSMATDTGVNLLAPGKTPKTNLMFLAFFVNSIKAVHDYADLLRASIASAGNDHRLGANEAPPAIISIFIGKYLTQVLNQVETRVSGKFDEQDEAMLKLDIHKSIPELMLDNTDRNRTSPFAFTGNKFEFRAVGSSANCAISMTTLNAIMAETLRKFKVDVDGLIEKGEKKEVAIMQVIQKYIVESKTILFEGDGYSEEWEKEAAKRGLANVKTTPLALDAYVTDKSKHLFESNEVYSHVELEARHEIMLEAYIKKVQIEARVMGDLATTFILPSAIKYQNVLIGNIKGLKEVGLSETAYANQKQVLEAISTHINEISDNVEKMIEERKKANEIEDTRTKAITYCDHVKGKYFDVIRYHVDKLELLVDDAYWTLPKYRELLFLR; encoded by the coding sequence ATGGAATCTTTACGTTTTAAAGCGTTAGACAATCTTGGTAAAGGCCTCCCCAAAGTAGTTGTGGAGAGCCCGGGCAAGATCACTGAGATCTTCAATGAGAATGTGTTCACCCTGCTGGTGGCCCGTAAGTACCTGAGTGATGAAGCCTACAAAAGCCTGGTTGCATCAACCCGGGGCGGTAAAAAAATTGACCGCAACATGGGTTCACAGATCGCCAATGGCATCCGGGCATGGGCAGAAAGCAAAGGGGTTACTCACTTTACCCACTGGTTTCAACCGCTGACAGGTTTATCTGCTGAAAAGCACGATTCTTTCTTTACGTTAAAATCCGATGGTACGCCTATCGAAGAATTTGAAGGCGCTGCATTGATACAACAGGAACCGGATGCATCTTCTTTCCCAAGTGGTGGCCTGCGGGCAACGTTTGAAGCAAGAGGTTATACTGCATGGGATCCGTCTTCCCCGGCCTTTATCATGGAGATCGGACAGGGCAAGACCTTGTGCATACCAACCATCTTTGTTTCCTATACCGGTGAATCATTAGACACCAAAACACCTTTATTAAAAGCATTGGTGGCATTGGATAAAGCCGCTGTGGATGTTTGCCAGTATTTTGATAAGAACATCACAAGGGTTACTGCAACCCTGGGATGGGAACAGGAATATTTTGTGATCGATGCCGGTTTGGCAAATACCCGTCCCGACCTGCTCCTGGCAGGCCGTACCGTTTTTGGCCATGCACCTGCAAAAGGCCAGCAGTTAGATGATCATTATTTTGGAGCGATACCGGAAAGGGTTTATGCATTCATGCGGGATTTTGAACAGGAGAGTTATAAACTGGGCATTCCAATCCGCACCCGTCATAATGAAGTGGCACCTGCGCAGTTTGAGTGTGCGCCGATCTTCGAAGAGATCAACCTGGCCGTTGACCACAATACCCTGCTGATGGATATTATGGAAAGGGTTGCCAAACGTCATGGACTGAAATGTTTATTGCACGAAAAACCATTTGCCGGCATCAACGGAAGCGGTAAGCACAATAACTGGAGCATGGCTACGGATACCGGGGTTAATTTACTGGCACCCGGAAAAACGCCGAAAACAAATTTGATGTTCCTTGCCTTCTTTGTTAACTCCATCAAAGCAGTACATGATTATGCCGACCTGCTGCGGGCATCTATTGCCAGTGCAGGGAATGATCACCGCCTGGGAGCCAATGAAGCGCCGCCTGCCATCATCTCCATCTTTATTGGTAAATATTTAACGCAGGTATTGAACCAGGTGGAGACCCGGGTATCGGGCAAATTTGATGAGCAGGATGAAGCCATGCTGAAACTGGATATACATAAGAGTATACCGGAACTCATGCTGGATAATACCGACCGTAACCGTACTTCTCCTTTTGCATTCACCGGGAACAAATTCGAATTCCGTGCAGTGGGTTCTTCTGCCAACTGCGCCATCTCCATGACCACATTGAATGCGATCATGGCGGAAACCTTACGGAAATTCAAAGTGGATGTGGACGGGCTGATCGAGAAAGGCGAGAAAAAAGAAGTGGCCATCATGCAGGTGATACAGAAATATATTGTGGAGAGCAAGACCATCCTGTTTGAAGGAGATGGCTACAGTGAGGAGTGGGAAAAGGAAGCAGCCAAACGCGGGCTGGCCAATGTGAAAACAACGCCGCTTGCACTGGATGCATATGTTACGGATAAATCCAAGCATCTTTTTGAGAGCAATGAAGTGTACAGCCACGTGGAACTGGAAGCCCGTCATGAGATCATGCTGGAAGCCTACATCAAAAAAGTTCAGATCGAAGCAAGGGTAATGGGAGACCTGGCTACTACATTCATTCTTCCTTCTGCCATTAAATACCAGAATGTACTTATCGGCAATATCAAAGGGCTGAAAGAAGTGGGTCTTTCTGAAACGGCCTATGCCAACCAGAAGCAGGTACTGGAGGCCATCAGCACCCACATCAACGAGATAAGCGACAACGTGGAGAAGATGATCGAAGAAAGGAAGAAGGCAAATGAAATTGAAGATACCCGTACAAAAGCCATCACGTACTGCGACCATGTGAAGGGTAAATACTTTGATGTTATCCGCTACCACGTAGATAAACTGGAATTGCTGGTGGACGATGCATACTGGACATTGCCGAAATACAGGGAGCTGCTTTTCTTAAGGTAA
- the rfaD gene encoding ADP-glyceromanno-heptose 6-epimerase, translated as MSLEKNQNKSGSLKAPPSKGFGETIVVTGAAGFIGSCMVSYLNQQGYENLILVDEFDDEAKELNLLHKKYLVRVEREDFFEWVQKEKPAVAFVFHLGARTDTTEFDYSIHQHLNVEYSQKIWNWCTTNNIPLVYASSAATYGEGELGYDDNHEIIEQLRPLNPYGISKNEFDKWVLHQECHPPFWAGLKFFNVYGPNEYHKARMASVIFHSFNQIKQNSKVKLFRSHKEGYEDGEQLRDFIYVKDVIAVCYWLMEESMNRQASAVSSSLTTHHSRLTSAIYNLGTGKARTFNDLVKATFAGLDMQPQIEYIDMPEDIRDKYQYFTEATMDKLKTAGYTNGFYSLEKGVDDYVRNYLAKNEFY; from the coding sequence ATGAGTTTAGAAAAGAATCAGAATAAATCAGGGTCGTTAAAAGCCCCTCCTTCGAAGGGGTTTGGGGAGACTATAGTAGTCACCGGCGCCGCCGGCTTCATCGGGAGCTGCATGGTCAGTTACCTGAACCAGCAGGGATATGAGAACCTGATCCTGGTAGATGAATTTGATGATGAAGCAAAAGAACTGAACCTGCTGCACAAAAAATACCTGGTGAGGGTGGAGCGGGAAGATTTTTTTGAATGGGTGCAGAAGGAAAAGCCGGCCGTTGCATTTGTCTTTCACCTGGGCGCCCGCACCGATACCACCGAATTTGATTATTCCATACACCAGCACCTGAACGTGGAGTATTCCCAGAAAATCTGGAACTGGTGCACGACGAATAATATTCCGCTGGTATATGCTTCCTCTGCTGCTACATATGGCGAAGGCGAACTGGGTTATGATGACAACCATGAGATCATTGAGCAGCTTCGCCCGCTGAATCCGTATGGCATTTCCAAGAACGAATTCGACAAATGGGTGCTGCACCAGGAATGCCATCCCCCCTTCTGGGCCGGGTTGAAATTCTTTAATGTATACGGCCCCAATGAATACCACAAGGCAAGAATGGCCAGCGTGATCTTCCACTCCTTTAACCAGATAAAACAGAACAGCAAGGTAAAACTCTTCCGTTCACATAAAGAAGGCTACGAGGACGGCGAACAACTGCGTGACTTTATTTATGTGAAGGATGTGATCGCTGTTTGTTACTGGCTTATGGAAGAAAGCATGAATCGTCAGGCGTCAGCCGTGAGTTCCTCACTCACGACTCACCACTCACGACTCACTTCTGCTATCTACAATTTAGGCACAGGCAAAGCCAGGACTTTCAACGACCTGGTTAAAGCCACTTTTGCAGGGCTGGATATGCAACCACAGATCGAATACATCGACATGCCCGAAGACATACGGGATAAATACCAGTACTTCACCGAAGCAACGATGGATAAATTAAAAACTGCCGGTTATACGAACGGATTTTATTCGCTGGAGAAAGGGGTGGATGATTATGTAAGGAACTACCTGGCGAAGAATGAGTTTTATTAG
- a CDS encoding PorP/SprF family type IX secretion system membrane protein, translated as MSRYFSMIFLFCFISPLTAECQNRFSQFYASPLLVNPANTGRFNKSYRIGGSFRRQINTQEQLFTQAAFFSDFKIMEKLTPQQDCFALGISGLSEKSATDGIRNTYLSLSAAYQKGLDEEGRQQLGLGFQTTLGQRQLLKPDYVLEDQLISWINSGYSNIDISQIGDVKVAYIDLNAGLVYQGMINNANLFTVGVSMHHITEPRRVFQGGELNVPRQTSGHLAWEKKLENNGKIYAALLMSYSERSVNNLFTGLTCELSINRNNQFSFGAWFRSNLVGGKAIVPVAGLNFIGFAINTSYDITIYSKNRGQKSAMEITMIYTGAKSRERFLEDRFIKF; from the coding sequence ATGAGCAGGTACTTTAGCATGATCTTCCTATTCTGTTTTATCAGTCCGCTTACTGCTGAGTGCCAGAACCGCTTTTCACAGTTCTATGCTTCCCCTTTATTGGTTAATCCTGCCAATACAGGACGGTTCAATAAAAGCTACCGGATCGGCGGGTCATTCAGAAGACAAATAAATACACAGGAACAGCTATTCACGCAGGCTGCTTTTTTCTCGGACTTCAAGATCATGGAGAAACTGACCCCCCAACAGGATTGTTTTGCACTTGGGATTTCAGGCCTTTCAGAGAAAAGTGCAACGGATGGGATCAGGAATACGTATTTATCACTGTCTGCTGCTTATCAAAAAGGCCTGGATGAGGAAGGAAGGCAACAACTGGGCCTGGGATTTCAAACCACGCTCGGCCAAAGGCAATTGCTGAAGCCGGATTATGTGTTGGAAGACCAGCTTATTTCCTGGATAAATTCCGGCTATTCCAATATTGACATATCCCAGATCGGGGATGTGAAAGTTGCCTACATCGATTTGAATGCAGGCCTGGTTTACCAGGGAATGATCAATAACGCCAACCTGTTTACAGTTGGAGTCTCCATGCATCATATAACGGAACCCAGGCGTGTTTTCCAGGGCGGGGAACTGAATGTGCCGCGGCAAACCTCGGGGCATTTGGCCTGGGAAAAAAAGCTGGAGAATAACGGGAAAATATATGCGGCCCTGCTCATGAGCTATTCCGAAAGATCGGTCAATAACCTGTTTACGGGACTCACCTGTGAACTCAGCATAAACAGGAATAACCAATTCAGCTTTGGGGCATGGTTCAGGAGCAATCTTGTTGGCGGTAAAGCCATTGTACCCGTTGCCGGGTTGAATTTTATTGGATTTGCCATAAACACTTCTTATGACATTACTATTTATTCAAAGAACCGGGGACAAAAAAGCGCAATGGAGATCACAATGATCTATACCGGAGCAAAAAGCAGGGAGCGGTTTTTAGAAGACAGGTTCATAAAGTTTTAG
- the purL gene encoding phosphoribosylformylglycinamidine synthase subunit PurL, translating to MEITVKTAEQLRLTAEEFELIKQKLGRTPNFNELCCFSAMWSEHCSYKNSIKWLKTLPREGKKMLVKAGEENAGLMDIGDGYGVVFKIESHNHPSAIEPFQGAATGVGGINRDIFTMGARPIASLNSLRFGKLTEAKTQHLLAGVVHGIGHYGNCFGVPTVGGEVYFEECYHTNPLVNAMSVGILKNGGTVSATSGNVKGNPVFFVGSATGKDGIGGASFASADITADSAEDLPAVQVGDPFQEKKLLEACLEVIQTGAVVGMQDMGAAGIICSTSEMSAKGEAGMRIDLDKVPTRQKDMKAWELLLSESQERMLLVAEKGKEKLVLDVFKKWDLPCSEIGEVTTDGMLQFYMHGNLEAELPAYELVLGGGAPQNSRDYTEPKYFEKIKAFNANSIAIPTDLKAVAEQLIQIPNIASKRWVYVQYDSMVGTGNASTNAPSDAAIVIAKPTKKALALTTDCNSRYVFADPYKGAMIAVAEAARNIVCSGGQPLGVTNCLNFGNPFDPEVYYQFVHAIKGMGEACVKFDTPVTGGNVSFYNQGPDGAVYPTPTIGMVGLLESPDDKMTMDFKQEDDEIYLVGTQRNDINSSEYLHKIHGVEYSPAPYFNLAEEFDVQNEVKKMIHKKLISSAHDISEGGLFISLIESCFNRNLGFSTPLSIGEGLGVRPDAFWFGESQSRVVVSVSKENRNDFNMLLEKMEMTVTYLGKVTSGQISINGEDWGTVNEWKNKYENAIANLLAGHESEHALTAL from the coding sequence ATGGAAATAACAGTAAAAACAGCCGAACAACTAAGACTGACAGCAGAAGAATTTGAACTCATAAAACAAAAGCTCGGACGCACGCCCAACTTTAATGAACTCTGTTGCTTCAGTGCCATGTGGAGCGAACACTGCAGTTATAAGAATTCCATCAAGTGGTTAAAGACACTGCCCCGGGAAGGGAAAAAAATGCTGGTAAAGGCCGGCGAAGAAAATGCCGGGTTGATGGATATCGGCGACGGCTATGGCGTAGTTTTTAAAATTGAATCACACAATCACCCATCTGCTATTGAACCCTTCCAGGGCGCTGCAACGGGCGTGGGCGGCATCAATAGAGATATTTTCACCATGGGGGCCCGGCCCATCGCTTCGTTGAATTCTTTGCGCTTTGGAAAACTGACCGAAGCAAAGACACAGCATTTGCTGGCGGGCGTGGTGCATGGCATTGGCCATTATGGAAATTGCTTTGGCGTACCAACTGTTGGCGGTGAGGTTTATTTTGAAGAATGTTATCATACCAATCCATTGGTGAATGCCATGAGTGTTGGTATCTTAAAGAATGGCGGAACCGTTTCTGCCACTTCCGGTAATGTAAAAGGCAACCCGGTTTTTTTTGTTGGAAGCGCCACGGGTAAAGATGGCATTGGCGGGGCAAGCTTTGCCTCGGCTGATATTACGGCAGACAGTGCAGAAGACCTGCCTGCCGTTCAGGTTGGAGACCCCTTCCAGGAAAAAAAACTATTAGAGGCCTGCCTGGAAGTGATACAAACAGGTGCCGTGGTAGGCATGCAGGATATGGGCGCTGCCGGGATCATCTGCTCCACTTCTGAAATGAGTGCAAAGGGAGAAGCCGGAATGCGGATTGATCTCGATAAGGTTCCGACAAGACAAAAAGATATGAAGGCATGGGAACTGCTTTTAAGCGAAAGCCAGGAGCGTATGTTACTCGTTGCAGAAAAAGGAAAAGAAAAACTGGTACTGGATGTTTTTAAAAAGTGGGACCTCCCCTGCAGTGAGATCGGTGAAGTAACAACCGATGGCATGCTTCAGTTTTACATGCATGGAAATCTGGAAGCGGAATTACCGGCTTACGAACTGGTGCTTGGCGGCGGCGCCCCGCAAAATTCAAGAGATTATACCGAGCCGAAGTATTTTGAAAAGATAAAAGCATTCAATGCAAATAGCATTGCCATACCAACAGACCTGAAAGCCGTTGCAGAGCAGCTGATTCAGATTCCCAACATTGCCAGCAAACGCTGGGTATATGTTCAGTACGACAGCATGGTGGGTACCGGCAATGCCAGTACCAATGCACCAAGCGACGCCGCCATTGTTATTGCAAAACCAACCAAAAAAGCGCTGGCACTAACTACAGATTGCAACAGCCGCTATGTTTTTGCCGATCCGTATAAAGGCGCCATGATCGCGGTGGCAGAAGCCGCCAGGAATATCGTTTGCAGCGGCGGACAACCATTGGGCGTGACCAACTGCCTCAACTTTGGAAATCCTTTCGACCCCGAAGTGTATTACCAGTTCGTTCATGCCATCAAAGGCATGGGTGAGGCCTGCGTGAAATTTGATACCCCGGTAACAGGGGGCAATGTAAGTTTTTACAACCAGGGACCGGATGGGGCGGTATACCCTACCCCTACCATTGGCATGGTGGGATTATTAGAAAGCCCGGATGATAAGATGACCATGGATTTCAAGCAGGAAGATGACGAGATCTATTTAGTAGGTACCCAACGCAACGACATCAACTCATCGGAATATTTACACAAGATACATGGCGTGGAATATTCCCCGGCTCCTTATTTTAACCTGGCAGAAGAATTTGACGTGCAGAACGAGGTTAAAAAAATGATCCATAAAAAACTCATCAGTTCGGCACACGATATCAGTGAAGGCGGTTTATTTATTTCCCTGATCGAAAGTTGTTTCAACCGGAATTTGGGGTTCTCCACACCCCTCTCCATTGGAGAGGGACTGGGGGTGAGGCCAGATGCTTTCTGGTTTGGCGAAAGCCAGAGCCGGGTGGTGGTTTCTGTTTCGAAAGAGAACAGGAATGATTTTAACATGCTGCTGGAGAAAATGGAAATGACGGTTACCTATCTTGGGAAAGTAACATCGGGCCAAATCAGTATCAACGGCGAGGATTGGGGAACGGTGAATGAATGGAAGAACAAGTATGAGAATGCCATTGCCAATTTACTGGCGGGACATGAGAGCGAACATGCATTAACGGCGTTATAA